A genomic window from Candidatus Denitrolinea symbiosum includes:
- a CDS encoding transcription elongation factor/antiterminator RfaH, whose translation MEKWYVAQSKPRNEELLWKQLCLRRIQSYYPCFAAQPANPRARRVQPYFPGYLFVYIDLDMTGRSVVEWIPGGAGLVSFGDEPAPVSEILIAALKQQIASLDAALDERPFPFRPGDAVAIQDGIFRGYEGIFDVRLSGRDRARVLLSLLSGRQIPVELSASSLQRMN comes from the coding sequence ATGGAGAAATGGTATGTTGCCCAAAGCAAGCCGAGGAATGAAGAACTTCTTTGGAAGCAACTTTGCCTGCGGCGGATCCAATCCTACTATCCCTGTTTCGCGGCGCAGCCCGCAAACCCTCGCGCCCGCAGAGTGCAGCCCTATTTCCCCGGCTATCTGTTCGTGTACATTGACCTCGATATGACAGGCAGGTCGGTCGTCGAGTGGATTCCCGGCGGGGCAGGGCTGGTCTCTTTCGGCGACGAGCCAGCGCCAGTGAGCGAAATCCTGATCGCGGCGCTCAAACAGCAGATCGCCAGCCTGGACGCGGCCCTGGACGAAAGGCCGTTCCCCTTTCGCCCGGGGGATGCCGTCGCGATCCAGGACGGAATCTTCCGCGGCTACGAAGGCATCTTTGACGTTCGACTCTCCGGCAGGGACCGGGCGCGCGTCCTCCTGTCTCTGCTGAGCGGTCGGCAAATCCCAGTGGAACTGTCCGCGTCTTCGCTGCAACGCATGAATTAA
- a CDS encoding glycosyl transferase, protein MNISSERLTIFLPGLYDGGAERILLNLAAGIAARGFRVDLTLARAEGPYMDQIPASVRMVDLKATRVLTCLPSLIRYLRTERPAALLSALHANIPAIWARRLTGIPRRVALSEHNTLTRVSAGEHDLRWELYPTLARKFYPWADEIIAVSKGVASDLSLAADLPLENIQVIYNPIVTPELYAKAEAALDHPWFAEGEPPVILGVGRLTSQKGFDVLLDAFARVKKARTARLLILGEGEDRSALEAQIGRLGLQADVSLPGFVSNPYPYFARTAAFVLSSRWEGLPTVLVEALALQAPIVSTDCPSGPREVLGNGRYGRLVPMDEPDEMARAILEVLAERPAVNAEEGWRPYELEFVTDQYLNVLLN, encoded by the coding sequence ATGAACATCTCCTCGGAACGCCTGACGATCTTCCTGCCCGGCTTATACGACGGCGGCGCCGAACGGATCCTCCTGAACCTCGCGGCGGGCATCGCCGCCCGCGGCTTCCGCGTCGACCTGACGCTGGCGCGCGCCGAGGGCCCATACATGGATCAAATCCCCGCCTCGGTGCGGATGGTTGACCTGAAAGCGACGCGCGTGCTCACCTGCCTGCCGTCCCTGATTCGCTATCTTCGGACGGAACGTCCCGCCGCCCTGCTCTCCGCGCTGCACGCCAACATCCCGGCGATCTGGGCGAGACGCTTGACGGGCATCCCCCGCCGCGTGGCGTTGAGCGAACACAACACCCTGACCCGCGTCTCCGCGGGCGAACATGACCTGCGCTGGGAACTCTACCCGACGCTGGCGCGAAAATTCTACCCCTGGGCAGACGAGATCATCGCCGTGTCCAAAGGCGTGGCGTCCGATTTATCCCTGGCGGCAGACCTGCCGCTCGAAAACATCCAGGTGATCTATAACCCCATCGTCACGCCCGAACTGTACGCAAAAGCCGAGGCCGCTTTGGATCATCCCTGGTTTGCGGAAGGCGAGCCTCCCGTGATCCTCGGCGTGGGACGGTTGACGTCCCAAAAAGGATTCGACGTATTGCTCGACGCCTTCGCGCGCGTAAAAAAAGCGCGGACGGCGCGCCTGCTCATTTTGGGCGAGGGCGAGGATCGGTCCGCGTTGGAAGCGCAGATCGGACGGCTGGGTCTGCAAGCGGACGTGAGCCTGCCGGGATTCGTCTCCAACCCCTATCCCTATTTCGCGCGGACGGCGGCCTTCGTCCTCTCGTCTCGATGGGAGGGACTGCCGACCGTCCTGGTGGAGGCGCTGGCGCTGCAAGCGCCGATCGTCTCCACCGACTGCCCAAGCGGGCCGCGCGAGGTCCTGGGAAACGGCCGCTACGGCCGCCTCGTCCCGATGGACGAACCGGACGAGATGGCGCGCGCCATCCTCGAAGTTCTGGCGGAGCGTCCCGCCGTCAACGCCGAGGAGGGCTGGAGACCGTACGAACTGGAATTTGTGACCGACCAGTATCTCAACGTGCTGCTGAATTAA
- a CDS encoding nucleoside-diphosphate-sugar pyrophosphorylase: MTRGPAPRSPSFQIKLIEKGQAAMKAVVLAGGKGARLAPYTTILPKPLMPIGDMPILEVMLLQMKAAGITDIVLTVGHLSELLRAFFQDGSQFGLNITYSHEQFPLGTAGPIALVNGLDETFIVSNGDVLTTLNLRDLIRFHHEQKAAATIASHRRQSKIDLGVIEKDGDYRVHGYIEKPVYEFLVSMGIYVFEPSVLAYIPCNKYLDFPDLVRKLIAAGEKVVGYEFDGYWEDLGRPDDYARAARDFENMRGQFLPNG, translated from the coding sequence ATGACGCGCGGGCCGGCCCCCCGTTCGCCCTCGTTCCAGATCAAACTCATCGAAAAAGGACAGGCAGCCATGAAAGCAGTCGTACTTGCAGGCGGCAAAGGCGCCCGCCTCGCGCCCTACACCACGATCCTCCCCAAACCGCTCATGCCCATCGGCGATATGCCCATCCTCGAAGTCATGCTGCTCCAGATGAAAGCGGCTGGCATCACGGACATTGTCCTGACCGTCGGACACCTGTCGGAGTTACTGCGCGCGTTTTTCCAGGACGGCAGCCAGTTCGGACTCAACATCACTTATAGCCACGAACAATTCCCGCTTGGGACGGCCGGCCCCATCGCGCTGGTGAACGGGCTGGACGAGACCTTCATCGTCTCCAACGGCGACGTGCTGACCACATTGAACCTGCGCGACCTGATCCGCTTCCACCATGAACAGAAAGCGGCCGCGACCATCGCCTCCCACCGCCGCCAGTCGAAGATCGACCTGGGCGTGATCGAAAAAGACGGGGATTACCGCGTCCACGGGTATATCGAAAAACCGGTCTATGAATTCCTCGTCAGCATGGGAATTTACGTGTTCGAGCCTTCCGTATTAGCCTACATCCCCTGCAACAAATACCTTGATTTCCCCGACCTGGTTCGGAAATTGATCGCCGCCGGCGAAAAGGTGGTCGGATACGAATTCGACGGCTATTGGGAGGACCTGGGCCGCCCCGACGACTACGCCCGCGCGGCCCGCGACTTCGAGAACATGCGCGGCCAGTTCCTGCCGAACGGGTGA
- a CDS encoding DNA-binding response regulator, OmpR family — protein sequence MHYPDLAVHQAYSGEDGLKLAYAIHPDLVILDVMMPGMDGFDVCQRLREMSSVPILMMTARAYENDLLHGFNVGVDDFLRKPFSRREFEARVNALLRRDGFHKTEKLDFVTSYVDSDLEIDLSSSTVKLHGKPVELSPREYELLACLVRQQGKVVSHHMLAREVWGSQYKISTNLSSLYIFYLRNKLEDGQHGHQYIRTFWGRGYLFAPREQ from the coding sequence TTGCACTATCCCGATCTCGCGGTCCACCAGGCGTATTCCGGCGAAGATGGATTGAAACTGGCATACGCCATTCACCCGGACCTGGTCATCCTGGACGTGATGATGCCGGGGATGGACGGGTTCGACGTCTGCCAGCGCCTGCGCGAGATGAGTTCCGTGCCGATCCTGATGATGACCGCCCGCGCGTACGAAAACGACCTGCTGCACGGGTTCAATGTGGGGGTGGACGATTTCTTAAGAAAGCCTTTCAGCCGAAGAGAATTTGAAGCGCGCGTCAACGCCCTGCTGAGGCGGGACGGATTTCACAAAACGGAAAAGCTTGATTTTGTCACGTCGTATGTCGACTCTGACCTGGAGATTGACCTGTCTTCTTCAACGGTGAAGCTGCACGGGAAACCGGTCGAGCTCTCGCCAAGAGAGTATGAATTGCTGGCCTGCCTGGTCCGCCAGCAGGGCAAGGTCGTATCACACCACATGCTGGCTCGCGAGGTCTGGGGAAGTCAATACAAGATCAGCACGAATTTGTCCTCCCTTTATATTTTCTATCTGCGGAACAAATTGGAGGACGGCCAGCACGGGCATCAATATATCCGCACGTTTTGGGGACGAGGATATTTGTTCGCGCCGCGCGAACAGTGA
- a CDS encoding transposase, IS256 family has protein sequence MTYQNDCTLPNEVLEQISEQGLDYLPELMRVIVNAAMKAERQQYLGVAPYERSEQRRDQANGFKPKTVRTRMGAIEFAVPQVRTGDYYPQALEKGLRSERALTMALAEMYVQGTSTRKVNAIVEKLCGSQVSSSLVSKATSELDVLLEAWQNRPLGEIRYLFLDARYEKVRMDGQVVDAAVLIAQAVDPLGKRRILGVRIGLGEAEIFWRAFLQSLIQRGLSGVRLITSDAHAGLRQALRAVFGGVLWQRCQYHLQQNATSYVPRREMLTEVAADIRRVFNAPDRPTAEAYLKQTVQKYAQSASRLADWMETNLPEGLTVFAFPEAHRRKLRTNNTQERLNREIGRRTNVVSIFPNEAACLRLVSAILMEQDEEWQMGRVYLSMDENPPPK, from the coding sequence ATGACCTACCAAAATGATTGTACCTTACCAAACGAAGTTTTGGAGCAGATCAGCGAGCAAGGCTTGGATTACTTGCCCGAGTTGATGCGCGTCATCGTCAATGCGGCGATGAAAGCGGAGCGACAGCAATACCTGGGAGTGGCGCCTTACGAACGCTCGGAACAGCGACGCGACCAAGCCAACGGGTTCAAGCCGAAAACAGTGCGGACGCGCATGGGCGCGATTGAATTTGCCGTTCCGCAAGTGCGGACTGGGGATTATTATCCACAAGCGCTGGAAAAAGGGTTGCGTAGTGAACGCGCCCTGACGATGGCGTTAGCCGAGATGTATGTGCAAGGGACCTCGACCCGCAAAGTGAATGCCATTGTCGAGAAGTTGTGCGGCAGCCAGGTATCGAGCAGTCTGGTGAGCAAGGCCACCTCGGAGTTGGATGTCTTGCTGGAAGCCTGGCAGAATCGACCGTTGGGAGAAATCCGCTACCTGTTTTTGGATGCCCGCTACGAGAAAGTGCGGATGGATGGACAGGTGGTAGATGCGGCCGTTTTGATCGCCCAGGCAGTGGATCCACTCGGCAAACGGAGGATTTTGGGCGTGAGGATAGGTCTGGGTGAGGCCGAAATCTTCTGGCGCGCCTTCCTGCAAAGCCTGATCCAGCGCGGCCTGAGCGGTGTGCGTCTGATTACCAGCGACGCTCACGCTGGTTTGCGGCAAGCGTTGCGGGCGGTGTTTGGAGGCGTTCTCTGGCAGCGCTGCCAATACCATCTGCAACAGAATGCAACCAGCTACGTTCCTCGCCGCGAGATGTTGACAGAAGTGGCCGCGGACATTCGCAGAGTGTTCAATGCCCCCGACCGTCCGACGGCCGAAGCCTACTTGAAGCAAACGGTTCAAAAGTATGCTCAAAGCGCTTCCCGCCTGGCGGACTGGATGGAAACCAACCTGCCCGAAGGACTGACCGTGTTCGCCTTTCCCGAAGCGCACCGCAGGAAACTGCGCACCAACAACACCCAGGAACGCTTGAACCGCGAAATTGGACGGCGCACCAACGTGGTGAGCATCTTTCCCAATGAAGCCGCCTGTTTGCGTTTGGTGAGCGCCATCCTGATGGAACAGGATGAGGAATGGCAGATGGGTCGAGTCTATCTTTCGATGGACGAAAACCCTCCTCCTAAATGA
- a CDS encoding glycosyltransferase WbuB: MHILILGQCYAPENVSAAVLIAELASDLVRRGHRVTVATGAPSYPHGRVFDGYRNGLFSSETLDGVRVIRTWSYISPSKRVLPRLLHYGTYSATAFYGGLLAGRPDVILSFSPPLPLGLSAWALSRIFRVPWALQLEDLYPDAAIAAGVMTNRVLVNFFLGMEAFLYRRAQRISVISKSFQQTLLTKGVAGSKIEFIPTWADPNEVRPMEKENAFRRAHGLEHKFVVMYAGNIGLTSCLEDALGAAEILRDRSDIQFVVVGEGVRKDALMEASRERGLTNVRFLPFQPRENFAEMLAAADLSLVTLNAGAALSSLPSKIFNVMASARPVLAATPPGSELMQIVESAACGWTVPPGEPEKLAEAVVQLKDRESDLVQMGKNGRACLEKNYSRAQCVEKFENMLTALCRQTQAQAKTIQEVP, translated from the coding sequence ATGCACATCCTCATTCTGGGTCAATGCTACGCGCCCGAAAACGTCAGCGCCGCCGTCCTGATCGCCGAACTCGCCAGCGATCTCGTCCGCCGCGGCCATCGGGTCACAGTGGCGACGGGCGCGCCGAGCTACCCGCATGGACGCGTCTTCGACGGCTACCGCAACGGGCTCTTCTCCTCGGAAACGCTGGACGGCGTGCGCGTCATCCGCACCTGGAGTTACATCTCCCCCTCCAAACGCGTCCTGCCGCGCCTGCTCCATTACGGGACGTACAGCGCGACCGCGTTCTACGGCGGACTCCTCGCCGGCCGTCCCGACGTGATCCTGAGCTTCTCGCCCCCGCTTCCCCTCGGACTTTCGGCCTGGGCGCTCAGCCGAATCTTCCGCGTCCCCTGGGCGCTCCAGCTCGAAGACCTCTATCCCGACGCAGCGATCGCCGCCGGCGTGATGACGAACCGGGTTCTCGTCAACTTCTTCCTCGGCATGGAAGCGTTTCTGTACCGACGCGCCCAGCGCATCTCGGTCATCTCGAAAAGTTTCCAGCAGACGCTTCTGACAAAAGGCGTGGCCGGTTCAAAGATCGAATTCATCCCCACCTGGGCCGACCCAAACGAAGTGCGCCCGATGGAAAAGGAAAATGCCTTCCGCCGCGCGCACGGACTGGAACACAAATTCGTGGTGATGTACGCGGGAAACATCGGCCTCACCTCCTGTCTCGAAGACGCGCTCGGCGCGGCGGAAATTCTCCGCGACCGAAGCGACATCCAGTTTGTCGTCGTCGGCGAGGGCGTCCGAAAGGACGCGCTGATGGAGGCCAGCCGGGAGAGAGGGCTGACCAACGTCCGCTTTCTGCCCTTCCAGCCGCGCGAGAACTTCGCCGAGATGCTGGCCGCGGCCGACCTCAGCCTGGTGACGTTGAACGCGGGCGCGGCGCTCTCCTCCCTGCCGAGCAAGATCTTCAACGTGATGGCGAGCGCGCGCCCGGTCCTCGCGGCAACCCCTCCCGGAAGCGAACTCATGCAGATCGTCGAGTCGGCCGCATGCGGGTGGACTGTCCCGCCGGGGGAGCCGGAAAAACTCGCGGAGGCCGTCGTCCAGTTGAAAGACCGGGAGTCCGACCTCGTCCAGATGGGAAAAAACGGGCGCGCCTGCCTCGAAAAGAATTACTCCCGAGCTCAGTGCGTCGAGAAGTTCGAGAACATGTTGACTGCCCTTTGTCGCCAGACACAGGCGCAGGCCAAAACCATCCAGGAGGTCCCATGA